The region ATTAATTGCCCCGGCAGACAGACGAACACACATCCCGCCTTCAGCTCGCAGTATTTACCGTCCACCGTGATGGAGCCCTGGCCCGCAATGGGAATTAGCAGCATGTACGATTCCACAAATTGCAGCCGCAGCGGCCACTCTCCCCCTGGATTACGGCCATGCATAATACTCCGAAGCCTGAACCACATCTGATCTAGCTCTCCAAAGGCTTTCGAAGGCGGGAGGCTATTCTTATCGTTCATTTGTTGCACCGCCTTTCTGCTATGTGCAGCTTAATTTCATGGAATTTATTATAGCTCACTTGGCAGACAGATCCTATTTGCAGAGCTACATTGTTGTAACTGATAATGGTTATCAATTATAATAATAGAAATGTACAGTGAACGGATAGCCAGGGGGAAGTTGATGTGAGACTTGGACAGGAAGACAGCATTCGGGCATGGAACCATGTACCGGTTAGAATCATGGATATCCGTCATGTAAACATGAGGCCGGGAGAGCAGCTAAGGTACGTTTTTCCGTCAAGTGTGTTTGTACTCACCAATCAGGGGGAGGCTGAGGTTCGGTTCGACGGGGACGGGCACACTCCAGAGTATGCGCATGTTATTCATGGCGGGAAGGGAGCCGTTCTGGAAATTGCATGTCTGGAGCAGACATTCGACTATTATCTCATCCTGTACAAACCGTGGACAGACACTCCCTTCACAGAAGCGGGAGGGGACAGACCTAGTCCTTTTCAGCAAAAATATACCTTCCAGGGGAGAGACCCATGGGTGATTCTGTCCCTGCTGGAGCGTATGCATCAGCTATGGAAGAGCGGCGGAGAGCTGGAACGGATGCAGGTGACCGGGCTGTTCTATCAGTTCGTAGCCGAGCAATTCCGTCAGCTTGCGCTGGCGGGGGAGCAGGAGCCGGAGACAGATCTGGCTGAGCAGATCGCCCGTTATATCAGGGAATTCTATCACCAGGCCCTGTCCATGAGCACAATGGCGGAGTTGTTTCATTACAGCACCCATCATTTGGTGAGGGTGTTTAAGCGCAAGTATCACTGCAGCCCAATGGAATATGTGAGCCGGACCCGGATGCAGCACGCCAGAAGCCTGCTGGCCGGGACAGATGCGCCGATCCGCGATGTGGCTGAACGTGTGGGATATACGGATTTCTATTATTTTAGCAGACTGTTCAAAAAGGTGTTCAGAGAGACTCCGGCACAGTTCAAAATGCACGCCCCGCTTCTGAAAGGTTCAAATCCTACCAAAGAAATGCCGGAATCGTTCATTGCTCCCCGTAAGGAAGCACGCTATATTGATATCGATGATAATCATTATCAATACAGAAGATGGAGTGTGAATGATTTGAAAGTTAGCCATAAGCCCATGTTTGCGATATCCCTCTTGATCAGCTTGTCTGTGATGCTTGCAGGCTGCGGGGGCGGAGATATGAATGCTGCTGAAGACAAGCCCAATAAGGTATTTACTGATGGCTTCGGCAGAAAGGTAGAGATTCCGGCGGAGCCCGCGCAGGTTGTGGCACTCGCATACGGCGGGTATATGCTTCCGCTTGGACTGAAGCCGGCAGGTGTCAACCAGGAGACACTGGATCAATACAAGGAAGAGATGGCAGATGTGGAGAATGTCGGAGCAGGCGTAGGCAGTGTGGAAGCGATCTCTGCATTGATGCCCGATCTGATTATTATACCGGATTATCTGGGGCAGGATGTCATTGAGACGTATGAGAAGATTGCTCCGACCGTAGCAGTAGCCTGGGGCGGTGACCCGGATGTGGTGAACACACTACGGACCATGGGCGAGATTATGGGCAAGCAGGACGAAGCGGAGAAGTGGATTGCCGCATTTGATAAGAAGCTGCAAGGCATCCGGGATACCATCAATGTGAAGCTTGATGAAGGTACTACCGCCATCTCCTTCGTAATCCATAAAGGGGAAGTGCTGCTTGGAGGCGAGGGTGGCACCTTAGGCAAGCTGATCTATCAGGATTTCGGCTTTACCATGCCTGAACAATTCAAGCAGTATGCTGACGGGGGAACGGTACTGTCAATGGAGATGCTGGTGGACAAGCCGGCGGATTACTTTTTCACGCAGATGACCGATGAAGAGCTGGCTGCCATGCGGGAGCTGTTCAAGGAGCCGGTCTATCAGAGCATACCTGCGGTGAAGAACAACCGGATTATCAACGTCTCACGCGACAACTGGAACAATGGGCCTTATACGGTGGAGCGGGGCGTGGATGCACTGATTGAGCAGGTGTCGAAGCTGCAGGAGTAGGCGGTATGGAGGAATTAGCTGAATAGGCAGCCGAAGACTTCGGCTGCTTCTTCTCAGGGTGCTATAGTTTTCTTACGCGTGCCGAGTTTAACAGAGAACTGATGCAAGGCTCTTGGCAGTCCGCAAAACTCTAAAACTCCTTGGTTAACTAAGCTCCAAATTCTATTGGTAATAAATGGACACCCTACGAATTGGTGCGAAGTATCAAATATTCTAGCGACTACACTCCCCGCGTTAATAAAGCCATTCTCATCTTGTTCTTGCTCTAGTTCAATGACGGAACTAATGATCATTTCGTCCAGTGCAGATTCCTCAGCGCCTTTCACAGAACGCTCCTTCCACAAACGGAGCACATGATTCTCACTTGAGAGCATTAGCCATTCTGATTCATACCGTCTTCTTTGACTAGGATCAAGAGGAACACCTTCATAATATTTTTTAACGATGATCTGAAAATGTTCTCTATCGATTAAACTACTCCAATAAGGTTTGAATTCTTCTTTGTTATGATTGCCTATAGTATTAAAGAGCTCTGTCACATTAACAACATTAACCGGCTGTTTCCGGTCTCTTAACAAATGCATTACGAAACGTAAGCCTGTTTGATCATGTGCGTTATCCGCGCACCAAATGACAATGGTTTTATTTTCGGGAATATTCTTTACAGCCTCTACTATTCTATCAAGCTGATGCTCGGGGTTATAGCTGACGTTTTCATCGTTTTCCGTCAACCAAACTAACCTATTCTGCTGTCCAGTTTCCGTATCCAAGTTAGTTATGGGTCCAACTGAGAACAATTCATTGAATGCCAAGACTTGGCAAAGCTCCCGCTTGCCGATTTTACTTAGCGCTACTTTTAATGAACCTGCATCAGAGAGACTGAAAACAAGATAAACATATTGTTGGAGTTCATCTATTTGCCGTTTATGGTTGTGAACCGCCTCAATATGATTTTGCACGATAGTAAGGAGTCCTTCTGCTAACTTTCTTTCTTCCATACTGCCGTTCGTTTGATAATGATCTACTGTTTTTAATAAGTTGTAAAAGAAAAACCGCAGGTCATTTCCATCTAATTGATGTAGACGATCGTAGAGCGTCTCCATTGATTTCCTCCTCACAAGGCTACTCAAGCCCTACACACAGCGCCACGCTTCAAGTCTTCCCTCACTGATACGCAGGAACAGATCGGCTTGCCTATGATACAAGTCTGGTTGAACCGGAAATTCATACATCTGCGGCTGCAGATCCGGCAGGTTCCAGCAATATAGGGGCAAACCGGTTCCCCAGGCGAATAGTCTGCCGGAATATGATGCAGCCAACTGTGCCTGTGGGTGTATAAATACATCTTCCGTATTGGAACTCATGATAAAATTAGGCAGGTCTGTCAGGACAAGCTCTCTGCTCTTTTGGGCCGCATTGTAGACCAGAATGGCTGGACGAATTCCTTCTTCCTGCCAATCTTCTTCATCTACCATCTCTCTATCGATCTGCCCCCATACCGCCAGCCGTTCGTTATCCAGCCATACCATTGGCAGATCCCAATCAATCAGCGGGGTCCAGATCGCGTTCAACTGCTCGCCTCCTCCCGTTGCAGGTTTATTCTGAGCCCCATTCGAGAGTTTCCATACCCGGGTGATGCCGGTCGGCGACCATGCCCATCCGGTTTCCGCGATGTAAGTATGATCTGGAGAGACATGAAGCTGCCCGTGAAAATAGTCCAAATCGTCTTCCTGCACATCAGAGCTTGCTTCGGTAAGGCTTATATCAGCAGCAACTGGCCCGGCTTCAGGCAGAACAACAGTAAGCTCCAGCCGGTTCCAATCCACACCGTGAATAAGAACCAAGTCCTGTCCGCGTTCAGCAAAAGCAAGCGGATAGGTGGATACGCTGAAATGATAGGTTCCCCGGCTTAGGTCCAGCAGCGTATGACCGGTTTTCAGAGAGACCACGGTGGCATAACGTCCGAACCGGTTGCTCACAGCGGCTGCTTGTCCGCAGGGGCTAATGACTAGCTGCACCGGATGCTCCGGATGAAAGTCTGGCAGATGAATATCCGCCACAGCGGTGGTACAGCCGGATATGAGATCAATTTGCCATAGCTGCAGGTGCTCGTTCAGAGCGATTAACCGGGGCTGTGAGTTCTCCCGGGTTCTTGACGGCTGCGGCAGTTCGCGGATCACAAGCAGCTTGCCGGGATCGGGTTGAAGCGGAGGATAGGTACAGCGCTGAATCTCCATCGTCTAACTCCTTTACATACCAAAATACACTGCCATAGGCATTGCCTGCCCCCCAGGTTAGGCAATTTAAGATGCCTCGGGCAGCGGTCTCCAAGCCTTAGGTTTCTTGTGCCGTAGCTACCGGATTTTCCTCATAACTAATCCAGTCACTCCAGCTGTCGTGAAACGTAATAGTGCATTATACATAGTATAAAACATTTACTGTATGACACATAGTCTTGTTGTTCATTTTGGAGGAGAGAAAACAGTAAACAATGTTGTTAACGTCATTATAAGAAATGGCATTGGCACAGATGCCAGTTATATGAACTCTTCACCTATATTATCCCAGCACAAAGAGCCCGCGCAAATGCGGGCACTTTACTTTTACTATTCTTTAATCTATCGTAGTAACACGTTTCAATTCACGGCAAACCTTTTTGGGACGGACTCCAGTATTAATTTACAAGCATCCTCGCGTGATGGATAATTTCAGTAATATTCTAGATAGAAAAGGTGAATCTCGATATGAATCCATTTAAGAGAAAAGTCAATGTTCCTTACGTCAAATTCCGTAAAGCCAACATCCTCCGAAACGACTCTACCCAGCATGACTGGCAGCACTGGGGGGGCTACCGGGATCAGATCCGGCAAGTTCTGGAGCAAACTCTGGAGCATAACCGCTGCGGGCGCGGGCATATTTTATTACTCGGAGCAGGGAACGGAAACGATGTGCCCATCTCGTACATCGAGTCTATATTTGAACGGATCACGATCGTCGATATTGATGGAAAAGCGCTTGACCGCTTTCTGGCCAAGTCGGCGCACCCGGAAAAATACGAACTAGCAATCATTGATCTGACCGGAGTAGGAACGGAAGTGTCTTCGCTGGATGATTTGAAAGAAAAGGTTGACGATTTACGGCCAAGCGTGGATTTCTCGCCGCTGCACCCTCCTTTTGACGTGGTCATGAATTTATGCTTCACGACGCAGCTCATCTCAGCTTTTTTTTACCGGAAGAAAAATAAGGTTGCCCATACGCCAGAATTCAGCGCTCAGCTGGATCGACTGCTTGAACGGATTCATATCAATATCTTTGAATCTTTGCGGGGCCTTCTGGCATC is a window of Paenibacillus sp. FSL H3-0469 DNA encoding:
- a CDS encoding ABC transporter substrate-binding protein, with product MRLGQEDSIRAWNHVPVRIMDIRHVNMRPGEQLRYVFPSSVFVLTNQGEAEVRFDGDGHTPEYAHVIHGGKGAVLEIACLEQTFDYYLILYKPWTDTPFTEAGGDRPSPFQQKYTFQGRDPWVILSLLERMHQLWKSGGELERMQVTGLFYQFVAEQFRQLALAGEQEPETDLAEQIARYIREFYHQALSMSTMAELFHYSTHHLVRVFKRKYHCSPMEYVSRTRMQHARSLLAGTDAPIRDVAERVGYTDFYYFSRLFKKVFRETPAQFKMHAPLLKGSNPTKEMPESFIAPRKEARYIDIDDNHYQYRRWSVNDLKVSHKPMFAISLLISLSVMLAGCGGGDMNAAEDKPNKVFTDGFGRKVEIPAEPAQVVALAYGGYMLPLGLKPAGVNQETLDQYKEEMADVENVGAGVGSVEAISALMPDLIIIPDYLGQDVIETYEKIAPTVAVAWGGDPDVVNTLRTMGEIMGKQDEAEKWIAAFDKKLQGIRDTINVKLDEGTTAISFVIHKGEVLLGGEGGTLGKLIYQDFGFTMPEQFKQYADGGTVLSMEMLVDKPADYFFTQMTDEELAAMRELFKEPVYQSIPAVKNNRIINVSRDNWNNGPYTVERGVDALIEQVSKLQE
- a CDS encoding DUF1835 domain-containing protein; this encodes METLYDRLHQLDGNDLRFFFYNLLKTVDHYQTNGSMEERKLAEGLLTIVQNHIEAVHNHKRQIDELQQYVYLVFSLSDAGSLKVALSKIGKRELCQVLAFNELFSVGPITNLDTETGQQNRLVWLTENDENVSYNPEHQLDRIVEAVKNIPENKTIVIWCADNAHDQTGLRFVMHLLRDRKQPVNVVNVTELFNTIGNHNKEEFKPYWSSLIDREHFQIIVKKYYEGVPLDPSQRRRYESEWLMLSSENHVLRLWKERSVKGAEESALDEMIISSVIELEQEQDENGFINAGSVVARIFDTSHQFVGCPFITNRIWSLVNQGVLEFCGLPRALHQFSVKLGTRKKTIAP